In the genome of Pseudomonas sp. HS6, one region contains:
- a CDS encoding OprD family porin, translating into MRNGLSTLASALLLASLSNGAHADFFADSHASFESRNVYFNRDFRDGPSSLQSKREEWAQGLMLKFESGYTPGQVGFGVDLLGMVGVRLDSSPDRAGSGLLPVRSDGRAANEYGKLGVTAKVKIAKTELKAGSLFPVLPTLRPQDGMILPQTFRGALVTSQDLPGVVLTAGQLDRVKGRNDTSYEPIALNNKNNRFVTNAQGAHLNLVGVDRQVNDNLKVSYHYASLSDVYDQHFIGLTDTRPMAGGTVNSDLRFFSSESQGAAKAGKIHNQSLNGMFGYAVSGHKVSVGYQAMLGDSAFPYIEGSDAYLVNYAQIGDFAEAKERSWQVRYDFDFERLGIPGLTFMSRYIDADHAQVAGKTGQEWERNTEVKYVIQSGTFKDVALRVRNATYRSSFSRDADETRILITYTKVLW; encoded by the coding sequence ATGCGCAATGGATTGTCGACCCTCGCCAGTGCGTTGCTGCTGGCAAGCTTGAGCAACGGAGCTCACGCGGATTTTTTCGCTGACTCCCACGCTTCATTCGAGAGCCGCAACGTCTACTTCAATCGTGATTTTCGGGATGGTCCTTCGTCCTTGCAGTCGAAGCGCGAGGAGTGGGCCCAGGGCCTGATGCTCAAGTTCGAATCGGGATATACGCCGGGGCAGGTGGGTTTTGGTGTCGACCTGCTGGGCATGGTCGGCGTGCGCCTGGATTCCAGCCCGGATCGCGCCGGCAGCGGTTTGCTGCCGGTGCGCAGCGACGGTCGTGCGGCCAACGAGTACGGCAAGCTCGGGGTGACGGCGAAGGTGAAGATTGCAAAAACCGAGTTGAAGGCCGGGTCGCTGTTTCCCGTGCTGCCGACACTGCGTCCGCAGGACGGCATGATCCTGCCGCAAACCTTTCGCGGCGCTTTGGTGACTTCGCAGGACTTGCCCGGTGTGGTGCTGACGGCGGGGCAACTGGATCGGGTCAAGGGTCGCAACGACACCAGCTACGAACCGATAGCCCTGAATAACAAGAACAACCGCTTCGTGACCAACGCCCAGGGCGCGCACCTGAATCTGGTCGGCGTCGATCGGCAGGTGAACGACAACCTCAAGGTCAGCTACCACTACGCCTCGTTGAGCGATGTCTACGATCAGCACTTCATCGGCCTAACCGATACACGACCGATGGCCGGTGGAACGGTGAACAGCGATCTGCGATTTTTCTCCAGCGAAAGTCAGGGCGCGGCCAAGGCCGGAAAGATTCACAATCAGTCGCTCAACGGCATGTTCGGCTATGCCGTCAGCGGGCATAAAGTCAGTGTCGGTTATCAGGCGATGCTCGGCGATAGCGCTTTTCCCTATATCGAAGGTAGTGACGCCTATCTGGTCAATTACGCACAGATTGGCGATTTCGCCGAAGCCAAAGAGCGTTCGTGGCAAGTGCGTTATGACTTCGATTTCGAGCGCTTGGGCATTCCCGGCCTGACCTTCATGAGTCGTTATATCGACGCCGACCACGCTCAGGTGGCGGGCAAGACCGGGCAGGAGTGGGAGCGCAATACCGAAGTGAAGTACGTGATTCAAAGCGGCACGTTCAAGGATGTTGCCTTGCGGGTGCGCAACGCGACTTATCGCTCGTCTTTCAGCCGCGATGCCGATGAAACTCGGATCCTGATCACCTACACCAAAGTCCTCTGGTGA
- the paoC gene encoding aldehyde oxidoreductase molybdenum-binding subunit PaoC, whose translation MKFDTPAATNPIDQLKVIGKPTDRIEGPLKTSGQAPYAYEQHEAAKNQAYGVMVGAAIAKGRITRMDLDEAHAAPGVLAIVTAANAGKLGKGKYNAAHLLAGPEVQHYHQAIALVVAETFEQARAAAQLVHVEYAIDKGEFDLAAVRDQGVEPKDELPDVKHGDFATAFKSAPVQFDQTYTTPDQSHAMMEPYATLAAWSGDQLTLWTSNQMIAWSVGDIAATLGLPKDKVRLISPYIGGGFGGKLFIRADAILAALGARLANRPVKVALARPQIANNTTHRPATIQRIRMGATADGKLTAIAHEGWSGNLADGKVEVAAQPSQLLYAAENRLVSMRLAPLDLPEGNAMRAPGETPGLMVLEIAMDEMAEKLKLDPIQFRILNDTQVDPVKTERPFSQRHLIECLQTGAEHFGWDKRNATPGTRREGRWLIGMGVAAAIRNNLLVKSGARVRLERDGKITVETDMTDIGTGSYTIIAQTAAEMMGVNLDDVSVHLGDSSFPVSSGSGGQFGANCSTAGVYAACMKLREAVTSKLGMTEGEAQFVDGHVRLGNQNVPLRDAAQHAAIEAEDSIEFADLAKQYQQSTFGAHFVEVAVDAATGEVRVRRMLAVCSAGRILNPKSARSQVIGAMTMGVGAALMEELAVDKRQGFFVNHDLAGYEVPVHADIPHQEVIFLDETDPISSPMKAKGVGELGICGVSAAVANAIYNATGARVREYPITLDKILDSLPPMI comes from the coding sequence ATGAAATTCGACACGCCCGCCGCGACCAATCCGATTGACCAATTGAAGGTCATCGGCAAACCCACCGACCGCATCGAAGGCCCGCTGAAAACCAGCGGTCAGGCGCCCTACGCTTACGAACAACACGAAGCGGCAAAAAATCAGGCTTACGGCGTCATGGTCGGTGCGGCCATCGCCAAGGGTCGTATCACGCGCATGGATCTGGACGAGGCCCACGCCGCCCCCGGGGTGCTGGCCATCGTCACCGCCGCCAACGCCGGCAAGCTCGGCAAGGGCAAATACAACGCCGCGCATCTGCTGGCCGGACCTGAAGTGCAGCACTATCACCAGGCTATAGCGTTGGTGGTCGCCGAAACATTCGAACAGGCACGGGCCGCCGCGCAGCTTGTGCATGTCGAGTACGCGATTGATAAGGGTGAATTCGATCTGGCTGCCGTCCGTGATCAAGGCGTGGAGCCAAAGGACGAACTGCCGGACGTCAAACACGGCGATTTCGCCACTGCTTTCAAATCCGCCCCGGTACAGTTCGACCAGACCTACACCACCCCGGACCAGTCCCACGCGATGATGGAGCCGTACGCAACACTCGCCGCGTGGTCAGGCGATCAACTGACTTTGTGGACCTCGAACCAGATGATCGCCTGGAGCGTCGGCGATATCGCCGCTACGCTCGGTCTGCCCAAAGACAAGGTGCGGCTGATCTCGCCCTATATCGGCGGCGGCTTCGGCGGCAAGCTGTTCATCCGCGCCGACGCGATTCTCGCCGCCCTCGGCGCGCGTCTGGCCAACCGGCCGGTAAAGGTCGCCCTCGCCCGACCGCAGATCGCCAACAACACCACCCATCGCCCCGCCACCATCCAGCGCATTCGCATGGGCGCCACGGCGGACGGCAAACTCACTGCCATCGCCCATGAAGGCTGGTCGGGCAATCTCGCCGACGGCAAGGTCGAAGTCGCGGCGCAGCCGAGTCAGTTGCTTTACGCCGCAGAAAATCGCCTGGTGAGCATGCGTCTCGCGCCACTCGATCTGCCCGAAGGCAATGCCATGCGCGCCCCCGGCGAAACCCCGGGGTTGATGGTGCTGGAGATTGCCATGGACGAGATGGCAGAAAAGCTCAAGCTCGACCCGATCCAGTTCCGCATCCTCAACGACACCCAGGTCGATCCGGTAAAAACCGAGCGACCGTTCTCCCAACGACACCTGATCGAATGCCTGCAAACCGGAGCCGAACACTTCGGCTGGGACAAGCGCAATGCAACCCCCGGCACCCGTCGCGAAGGTCGCTGGCTGATCGGCATGGGCGTAGCGGCGGCGATTCGCAACAATCTGCTGGTGAAATCCGGTGCTCGGGTCCGCTTGGAACGTGACGGCAAGATCACCGTGGAAACCGACATGACGGACATCGGCACCGGCAGCTACACGATCATCGCGCAAACCGCCGCCGAAATGATGGGCGTCAATCTGGATGACGTGTCGGTGCATCTGGGGGATTCGAGTTTTCCGGTGTCGTCAGGCTCCGGCGGCCAGTTCGGGGCCAACTGCTCGACCGCCGGGGTTTACGCCGCGTGCATGAAACTGCGCGAAGCGGTGACGTCAAAACTGGGCATGACCGAGGGCGAGGCGCAGTTTGTCGATGGCCACGTGCGGCTGGGCAACCAGAACGTGCCGTTGCGAGACGCCGCGCAACACGCCGCGATCGAAGCCGAGGACAGCATCGAATTCGCCGACCTCGCCAAGCAGTACCAGCAGTCGACGTTCGGCGCGCATTTCGTTGAAGTCGCGGTCGATGCCGCCACCGGCGAAGTGCGTGTGCGGCGCATGCTCGCGGTCTGCTCTGCGGGACGGATACTCAATCCCAAATCTGCCCGCAGCCAGGTGATCGGCGCCATGACCATGGGCGTCGGTGCGGCGTTGATGGAAGAGCTTGCGGTGGACAAGCGCCAGGGCTTTTTCGTCAACCACGACCTGGCCGGCTATGAAGTGCCGGTGCACGCCGACATCCCGCATCAGGAAGTCATTTTCCTCGACGAAACCGACCCGATTTCATCGCCGATGAAGGCCAAGGGTGTGGGCGAACTGGGGATCTGCGGGGTCAGCGCGGCGGTGGCGAATGCGATCTACAACGCCACTGGTGCACGGGTAAGAGAGTACCCGATTACCCTGGACAAGATTCTCGATTCGCTGCCGCCGATGATCTGA
- a CDS encoding xanthine dehydrogenase family protein subunit M, translated as MRAFNYSRAASPAAAAAQAAHIAGARFIAGGTNLLDLMKLDIETPPQLIDVNHLGLNGIEATPEGGLRIGALVRNTDLAADSRVRKDYGLLSRALLAGASGQLRNMATTAGNLLQRTRCPYFYDTNQACNKRSPGSGCAAIGGVSRQLGIIGVSDACIATHPSDMAIAMRALDAQIETLKPDGSTRCIAMADFHLLPGSTPHIETALTSGELITGVTLPAPVGGTHVYHKVRDRSSYAFALVSVGLILQKDGSGRIAVGGIAPKPWRVEAAEALLPQGAKAVSAQLLDGATPTQDNRFKVTLVERTLASVLAQAGDEA; from the coding sequence ATGAGAGCGTTCAATTACAGCCGCGCCGCCTCCCCCGCCGCAGCCGCTGCACAAGCGGCGCACATCGCAGGTGCCCGCTTTATTGCCGGCGGCACTAATCTGCTGGATTTGATGAAGCTCGATATCGAAACGCCGCCGCAGCTGATCGACGTCAACCATTTGGGGCTCAACGGAATTGAAGCGACCCCTGAAGGGGGGCTGCGCATCGGCGCACTGGTGCGCAACACCGATCTGGCCGCCGACTCGCGCGTGCGCAAAGACTACGGCCTGCTCTCCCGGGCCTTACTGGCCGGAGCCTCGGGGCAGTTGCGCAACATGGCAACCACTGCCGGCAATCTGCTGCAACGCACCCGCTGCCCGTACTTCTACGACACCAATCAGGCCTGCAACAAACGTAGTCCCGGCAGTGGCTGTGCGGCGATTGGCGGTGTCAGTCGACAGCTGGGAATCATCGGTGTCAGCGACGCCTGTATCGCCACTCATCCAAGTGATATGGCGATTGCGATGCGTGCGTTGGATGCGCAGATCGAAACCCTCAAACCCGATGGCAGCACCCGCTGCATCGCCATGGCCGATTTTCACTTATTGCCCGGCAGCACGCCGCACATCGAAACCGCACTCACGTCCGGAGAATTGATTACCGGCGTTACCCTGCCCGCACCGGTTGGCGGCACCCATGTCTATCACAAGGTACGCGACCGCTCCTCCTATGCGTTCGCGCTGGTGTCCGTCGGGTTGATTCTGCAAAAGGACGGCAGCGGCCGCATCGCCGTCGGTGGCATCGCGCCGAAACCCTGGCGAGTCGAAGCTGCAGAAGCGCTGTTGCCGCAAGGTGCGAAAGCCGTCAGCGCACAACTGCTCGACGGCGCCACGCCCACCCAGGACAACCGGTTCAAAGTGACGCTGGTCGAGCGCACGCTCGCCTCGGTGCTGGCTCAAGCGGGGGACGAAGCATGA
- the paoA gene encoding aldehyde dehydrogenase iron-sulfur subunit PaoA, whose protein sequence is MNDHPPSGLSRRRFLILGAVTATAFALPPFISLKAYAANLEQPAMTKVTLEVNGKPQALDVDTRTTLLDALREHLHLTGSKKGCDHGQCGACTVIVDGRRINSCLTLAVMQDGAKVTTIEGLGVPDHLHPMQAAFIKHDGYQCGYCTPGQICSAVAVLQEISDGIPSHVSPSLTEPPQLIASELQERMSGNICRCGAYSNIIEAISEVAEVSA, encoded by the coding sequence ATGAACGATCATCCGCCGTCGGGGCTATCCCGCCGCAGGTTCCTGATTCTCGGCGCCGTGACCGCAACGGCGTTCGCATTGCCACCCTTCATCAGCCTCAAGGCCTACGCGGCCAATCTGGAGCAACCGGCCATGACCAAAGTGACGCTCGAGGTCAACGGCAAGCCGCAGGCCCTTGATGTCGATACCCGCACCACGCTGCTCGATGCACTGCGCGAACACCTGCACCTGACCGGCAGCAAAAAGGGCTGCGACCACGGCCAGTGCGGCGCCTGCACGGTGATTGTCGATGGCCGGCGTATCAATTCATGCCTGACCCTGGCCGTTATGCAGGACGGCGCCAAGGTCACCACCATCGAAGGCCTCGGCGTGCCGGACCATCTGCATCCGATGCAGGCCGCGTTCATCAAGCATGACGGTTATCAGTGTGGCTATTGCACACCGGGGCAGATCTGCTCGGCGGTGGCGGTGCTCCAGGAAATCAGTGACGGCATTCCCAGTCATGTCAGTCCCAGCCTGACCGAGCCGCCGCAACTGATCGCCAGCGAGTTGCAGGAACGCATGAGCGGCAACATCTGCCGTTGTGGCGCCTACTCCAACATCATCGAAGCCATCAGCGAAGTCGCGGAGGTGTCAGCATGA
- a CDS encoding glutathione S-transferase family protein, producing the protein MLQVFGKASSINVRKVLWTCAELQIVLEREDWGSGFRDTNTPEFIALNPNAMVPVINDEGFVLWESNTIIRYLANRDNALHLYPSAPQHRARIDQWIDWQATDLNKSWGYAFMSLVRKSAAHQDADALQQGFHQWAAHMAILEQQLQRTGAYVSGDEFSLADIPIGLSVNRWFETPLAHSDLPAVSAYYDRLSARPGFRLFGRNGTP; encoded by the coding sequence ATGCTACAGGTATTTGGCAAGGCGTCATCGATCAATGTCCGCAAGGTACTCTGGACCTGCGCAGAGCTGCAGATTGTCCTTGAACGCGAAGACTGGGGCTCAGGTTTCAGGGATACGAACACCCCCGAATTCATCGCGCTGAACCCCAACGCAATGGTGCCGGTTATTAACGATGAGGGTTTCGTGCTGTGGGAGTCGAACACGATCATTCGCTACCTGGCTAACCGCGACAACGCGTTGCACCTTTATCCCTCGGCCCCTCAGCATCGGGCGCGGATCGACCAATGGATCGACTGGCAGGCTACGGACCTCAACAAGTCCTGGGGTTATGCATTCATGTCACTGGTGCGCAAAAGTGCGGCCCACCAGGACGCCGATGCTTTACAGCAAGGGTTTCATCAATGGGCAGCGCACATGGCAATCCTGGAGCAACAACTCCAGAGGACAGGTGCCTACGTCAGCGGCGACGAGTTTTCTCTGGCGGACATACCGATCGGGCTGTCAGTGAACCGTTGGTTCGAGACACCGCTAGCGCACTCAGACTTGCCGGCAGTCAGTGCATACTATGATCGCTTGAGCGCACGCCCTGGCTTCCGTTTGTTCGGCAGAAACGGCACTCCTTGA
- a CDS encoding PhzF family phenazine biosynthesis protein: MQIAIFQVDAFASRPFDGNPAAVCPLSEWLPDEKLHAIAAENNLSETAFFVKQGDLYELRWFTPQVEVDLCGHATLAAAWVIFNKVGDDAQVLRFSTRSGELRVRRSGTGLTMDFPAKVPVRCEPPPELLPALGLTTADVLSTDDFVVVVSDEAIVERLSPDFARLKGLPKRGVVVTAASQSFDFVSRWFGPNVGVNEDPVTGSAHTSLTPYWAQTLDKQTLSAQQGGTRKGQLRCEMAGDRVFISGESVLYMVGEITV; this comes from the coding sequence ATGCAGATCGCTATTTTTCAAGTAGATGCGTTTGCTTCTCGACCTTTTGACGGAAACCCCGCAGCCGTTTGCCCATTGAGCGAATGGTTGCCGGACGAAAAGTTACATGCGATCGCTGCTGAAAATAACCTGTCGGAAACAGCATTCTTCGTTAAACAGGGCGATCTTTATGAATTGAGGTGGTTCACGCCTCAGGTAGAAGTCGACTTGTGTGGCCATGCGACGTTGGCGGCGGCTTGGGTCATCTTCAACAAAGTTGGAGACGATGCCCAGGTGCTGCGGTTTTCGACACGCAGCGGCGAGCTTCGAGTTCGGCGTTCCGGTACAGGATTGACGATGGATTTTCCGGCGAAAGTGCCGGTGCGTTGCGAGCCTCCGCCCGAGTTATTGCCGGCTCTCGGCTTGACCACGGCCGACGTCCTGTCCACTGACGACTTTGTTGTCGTGGTTTCAGATGAGGCAATTGTCGAGCGCCTGTCCCCAGACTTCGCCAGACTCAAGGGGTTGCCCAAGCGGGGCGTCGTGGTGACAGCCGCAAGTCAGTCGTTTGATTTTGTTTCGCGTTGGTTCGGTCCGAATGTAGGGGTAAACGAAGACCCTGTCACCGGTTCAGCTCATACATCACTTACGCCTTACTGGGCGCAGACGCTGGATAAACAGACGCTGAGCGCGCAACAAGGAGGGACCCGCAAGGGGCAGCTGCGCTGCGAGATGGCTGGAGACAGGGTGTTTATCAGCGGTGAGTCGGTGCTTTACATGGTTGGCGAAATTACCGTGTAG
- a CDS encoding autoinducer binding domain-containing protein, producing MTDWREHYLTLFMNVTSKEGLLTLLDFVVRSFEFDQYSLGIRFPLPISSPKFHLSSNYSPQWEDTYKSKNYFAVDPTVKHGLTQSQPLCWSADTFEDNPHFWEDARHYQLSHGWCTPSRAKHDTIGMLSLVRSATPVSPLELNEKEAKLTWITHLAHSTMLNFIASEYIPEVGASLTAREVETLKWSATGKTYCETGLILSIDERTVKFHLVNAMRKLHSSNKVEAAMKAYALGMLH from the coding sequence ATGACTGATTGGCGCGAGCACTATTTAACTTTGTTCATGAACGTTACATCCAAGGAAGGGTTGCTCACGCTACTTGATTTCGTTGTTCGCTCTTTCGAGTTCGATCAATACTCTCTCGGCATACGTTTCCCGCTACCCATTTCCAGCCCGAAATTTCACTTATCCTCGAACTATTCCCCCCAGTGGGAAGACACCTACAAGAGCAAAAACTATTTCGCTGTAGACCCCACCGTCAAGCATGGTCTTACCCAGAGTCAACCCCTGTGCTGGTCGGCTGACACGTTTGAGGACAATCCACATTTCTGGGAAGACGCCAGACACTATCAACTTTCCCATGGCTGGTGTACGCCTTCACGCGCCAAACATGACACCATCGGCATGCTCTCGCTGGTCAGATCCGCTACGCCTGTATCGCCGCTGGAGCTGAATGAAAAAGAAGCCAAGCTCACGTGGATCACGCACCTGGCGCACTCCACCATGCTCAACTTCATCGCGAGTGAATACATTCCGGAAGTCGGTGCGTCATTGACAGCCAGGGAGGTGGAAACGTTGAAGTGGTCGGCGACGGGTAAAACCTATTGCGAGACCGGGCTGATATTGTCCATAGACGAACGGACAGTGAAATTTCACCTGGTCAACGCCATGCGCAAGCTTCATTCCAGCAATAAAGTGGAGGCCGCCATGAAAGCTTATGCATTGGGAATGCTCCATTGA
- a CDS encoding DUF4902 domain-containing protein — protein MQSLAPDQLIRLSYVELSSVIFQPSLAWVDTSLTAELKEIGLPVACAGYSEWESHDFAPKLSIGWAWFKASFSGKVLIAPGGISCNIMLRSSRGYDLGVQTTQELILLWLSGQPLERTLPESLMREYNG, from the coding sequence ATGCAGTCGTTAGCGCCCGATCAATTGATACGTCTGTCCTATGTTGAATTGAGTAGTGTGATTTTTCAGCCCTCGCTTGCCTGGGTCGACACCTCTTTGACCGCCGAACTAAAAGAAATCGGACTGCCAGTGGCGTGTGCCGGTTACAGTGAATGGGAATCTCACGACTTTGCACCAAAACTGAGCATTGGTTGGGCTTGGTTTAAAGCCAGTTTTTCCGGGAAAGTTCTTATAGCACCGGGCGGGATTAGCTGCAACATTATGTTACGTTCATCGCGTGGTTACGATCTCGGTGTGCAGACCACCCAGGAGTTGATTCTTCTGTGGTTATCTGGGCAGCCTCTGGAGCGAACTTTGCCCGAGAGTTTGATGCGTGAATACAACGGTTAA
- a CDS encoding acyl-homoserine-lactone synthase — MTSNSGNWIGSWCGMLNIINGKTQQLSPELISGLGLFRYKIFVEKMAWPLQCEPGLEYDEFDRDDTHYVIAQDGKGQVFGCARLLSTMNDYLLEQVFPELMGDIQLPKSPDIWELSRFAVESENSETSNSDHWLDTCRLMKQVVALANKHNVKRLIAFSALGNERLLRRMGVDVHRVSSAQLIDGKPVLAFWVEVNEKTISALSVY, encoded by the coding sequence ATGACTTCTAATTCAGGGAACTGGATTGGAAGCTGGTGCGGAATGTTAAATATAATAAATGGCAAAACTCAGCAACTTTCTCCTGAGCTTATTTCTGGGCTCGGTCTCTTTCGCTATAAAATATTTGTCGAAAAAATGGCATGGCCTCTGCAATGTGAGCCAGGCCTTGAATATGACGAATTTGATCGCGACGACACCCACTATGTAATTGCGCAGGACGGCAAAGGCCAAGTGTTTGGTTGCGCAAGGCTATTGTCGACAATGAACGACTATTTGCTTGAGCAAGTTTTTCCAGAGTTGATGGGCGATATTCAACTTCCCAAGTCCCCCGACATCTGGGAGCTTTCCCGTTTTGCCGTCGAGTCGGAAAATTCCGAAACCTCAAATTCGGATCATTGGTTGGATACATGCAGGCTGATGAAGCAGGTTGTCGCACTTGCCAATAAGCATAACGTCAAACGTCTGATCGCCTTTTCTGCGCTGGGTAACGAACGCTTACTCAGGCGGATGGGGGTGGATGTTCATCGCGTATCTTCTGCGCAACTCATCGACGGTAAACCAGTGCTGGCCTTCTGGGTCGAAGTTAACGAAAAAACGATCAGCGCCTTGTCGGTTTATTAA
- a CDS encoding sterol desaturase family protein, protein MIVYLIGVALAVLVLEQIIPGWKLPKVSTWFFRSMTLNIVQIGVALLAGVSWNKWMQGHSLFHLSESYSPLLAGFIAYFINTFVTYWWHRWRHANNFLWRLFHQMHHAPQRIEVFTSFYKHPTEMVFNSMLGSAVAYVLLGISVEAGAFYVMFAALGEMFYHSNLRTPHWLGYVFQRPEMHHVHHQRDRHECNYSDFPIWDMMFGTFENPKENLHPQGFSDNRENRFVDMLLFKDVHEAPASMSESVPKSIESVVKHG, encoded by the coding sequence ATGATTGTTTATCTGATAGGTGTCGCGTTGGCGGTGCTTGTGCTGGAACAAATTATTCCAGGATGGAAGTTGCCGAAAGTCAGTACTTGGTTTTTTCGATCCATGACACTTAACATTGTGCAGATCGGTGTGGCGTTATTGGCCGGTGTGTCGTGGAATAAATGGATGCAGGGCCATAGCCTGTTTCATCTGTCTGAAAGCTACAGCCCATTGCTGGCAGGGTTCATTGCCTACTTCATCAATACATTCGTGACTTATTGGTGGCACCGTTGGCGTCATGCGAACAATTTCCTCTGGCGCCTGTTCCATCAAATGCATCACGCCCCACAACGCATTGAAGTGTTCACCTCGTTTTATAAACATCCTACCGAAATGGTATTCAACTCGATGCTGGGTAGCGCGGTGGCCTACGTGTTGCTGGGCATTAGCGTGGAAGCCGGTGCGTTCTATGTGATGTTTGCTGCGTTGGGCGAGATGTTCTATCACTCCAACCTTCGAACACCGCACTGGCTGGGTTACGTTTTCCAGAGACCCGAAATGCACCACGTTCATCACCAGCGTGATCGCCACGAATGCAACTACAGTGACTTTCCAATTTGGGACATGATGTTTGGGACTTTTGAAAATCCCAAGGAGAATCTTCACCCTCAAGGGTTTTCCGATAACAGGGAAAACCGGTTTGTCGACATGTTGTTGTTCAAGGACGTCCACGAAGCACCTGCGAGTATGAGTGAGTCTGTTCCTAAATCGATTGAGTCCGTTGTAAAGCATGGGTGA
- a CDS encoding 2OG-Fe(II) oxygenase, with the protein MNIVEVAKRELAQKGSFYSPVSEFVYSQRDWDDINEILASKALPWEQVFIGDADELNDLTVARFMTDVERPKRVNQPLADQMISVVCNEKLMQFVSGLLDGEEFYIRRMQVNKMKDGSFIGKHLDVDSNPDYLYSIVLQLGKGFAGGEFLIFNEQGEQVNMIYPALQSIVITDCTFPHQVESVTEGERVSLVFFVSKHAEKNRRVA; encoded by the coding sequence ATGAATATTGTTGAAGTTGCAAAGCGGGAACTGGCGCAGAAAGGTTCGTTTTACTCGCCTGTCAGTGAGTTTGTTTACAGTCAGCGCGACTGGGATGACATCAATGAAATCCTCGCCAGCAAGGCGCTGCCGTGGGAACAGGTGTTCATCGGTGATGCGGACGAGCTCAACGACCTGACGGTTGCTCGATTCATGACTGACGTTGAGCGGCCCAAACGTGTGAACCAGCCGCTTGCCGATCAGATGATTTCGGTGGTGTGCAACGAGAAGCTGATGCAGTTCGTCTCGGGCCTGCTCGACGGGGAAGAGTTTTATATTCGGCGGATGCAAGTCAACAAAATGAAAGATGGCTCTTTCATTGGCAAACATCTGGATGTCGACAGTAATCCCGATTATCTGTACTCGATCGTTTTGCAACTCGGCAAGGGTTTTGCCGGTGGTGAGTTCCTGATCTTTAACGAGCAAGGCGAGCAGGTGAATATGATTTACCCCGCGTTGCAATCCATCGTCATCACTGATTGCACATTCCCGCATCAGGTGGAATCGGTCACTGAAGGCGAGCGCGTATCGCTGGTGTTTTTTGTCAGCAAGCACGCAGAAAAAAATCGCCGGGTGGCGTGA